In one window of Haloimpatiens sp. FM7315 DNA:
- a CDS encoding sugar transferase, with product MKRFLDIFMSLILLVLLSPLFLIISIIIKVNSKGPVFFTQDRIGRNNILFKFYKFRTMKVGTPNVATDKLSEANSYITSVGKVLRKTSLDELPQLINILNGDMTFVGPRPALFNQYNLKDLRTKAGVQVLVPGVTGWAQINGRDHNDDAQKTQLDRYYLLHRSINLDFKILLMTVFKVLRAEGVVEGARVSITESNKELSIDGAEGRKVSM from the coding sequence ATGAAGAGGTTTTTAGATATTTTTATGAGTTTGATTTTATTAGTTTTATTATCACCATTGTTTTTAATAATTTCAATAATAATAAAAGTTAATTCAAAAGGACCTGTATTTTTCACTCAAGATAGGATTGGAAGGAATAATATTTTATTTAAATTTTATAAATTTAGAACTATGAAGGTGGGTACTCCTAATGTGGCTACTGATAAGCTAAGTGAGGCAAATTCCTATATAACTTCTGTTGGAAAGGTTTTAAGAAAAACCAGTTTAGATGAACTACCACAGCTTATAAATATCCTTAATGGTGATATGACCTTTGTAGGGCCAAGACCTGCTCTATTTAACCAGTACAATTTAAAAGATTTAAGAACAAAGGCAGGGGTTCAGGTTCTAGTTCCAGGAGTTACAGGTTGGGCCCAGATTAACGGAAGAGATCACAATGATGACGCACAGAAAACTCAGTTAGACAGATATTACCTTTTGCATAGGTCCATAAACCTTGATTTTAAGATACTTTTAATGACGGTGTTTAAGGTCTTAAGAGCTGAGGGAGTTGTGGAAGGCGCAAGGGTGAGCATTACTGAAAGTAATAAAGAGCTTTCAATTGATGGAGCTGAGGGCAGAAAAGTTAGTATGTAG
- a CDS encoding SLAP domain-containing protein, whose product MKNLENERKEVETKLSFNPKEEATVSDIQKEFIMDEIKELTPIKEGDVNISSAYIFEEEDKLEVSIYIRNGLSKSINFERVPLLLINSKGEEIASDIFDLQEVGEIPPFSVRPFKIYFSRDKIEAENFDVKDLKIVFDKGIEAKKYVDVSLEDLPKDFDENTIFALQNYVNNLPKIEQEQVSISTFFVRNNEDESISVTLIIRNGSKNKLTIDKIPLKVYDGEDKLAAKGVFENININVNPFKAIVREFVFMKEQRSEGNFDFKTWRVEFN is encoded by the coding sequence GTGAAAAATTTAGAAAATGAAAGAAAAGAAGTAGAAACCAAATTGTCTTTTAATCCAAAAGAGGAAGCTACAGTTTCAGATATACAAAAAGAATTCATAATGGATGAAATAAAAGAATTGACACCTATAAAAGAAGGAGATGTAAATATATCTTCAGCTTATATTTTTGAAGAAGAGGACAAATTAGAAGTAAGCATATACATACGAAATGGCCTAAGTAAAAGCATAAATTTTGAAAGAGTTCCACTACTTCTTATAAATTCAAAGGGAGAAGAAATAGCATCTGATATCTTTGATTTACAAGAGGTTGGAGAGATCCCTCCGTTTTCTGTAAGACCTTTTAAGATATATTTTAGTAGAGATAAAATAGAGGCTGAAAACTTTGATGTAAAGGACTTAAAGATTGTCTTTGATAAAGGCATAGAGGCTAAAAAGTATGTAGATGTAAGCCTTGAGGATTTGCCAAAGGATTTTGATGAAAACACTATTTTTGCCCTTCAAAATTATGTTAATAATTTACCTAAAATTGAACAGGAGCAGGTTAGCATAAGCACTTTCTTTGTTAGAAATAATGAAGATGAGAGCATAAGCGTAACACTAATCATAAGAAATGGAAGTAAAAATAAGTTAACAATAGATAAAATTCCTCTAAAGGTATATGATGGAGAAGATAAACTTGCAGCAAAGGGTGTGTTTGAAAACATAAACATAAATGTAAACCCTTTTAAAGCAATTGTTAGGGAATTTGTATTTATGAAAGAGCAAAGAAGTGAAGGAAATTTTGATTTTAAAACTTGGAGAGTAGAGTTTAATTAA
- a CDS encoding four helix bundle protein: protein MFGFQKLQIYQLAKEIVKYNYKLTNKFPSLEKYALVQQMNRAAISVPSNIAEGTSRNSNKDKAHFINIAYGSLMELVCQMEISLEMEYIDQNEYEEFIAMVKNLSVKMSNYLKTIV from the coding sequence ATGTTTGGTTTTCAGAAACTGCAAATATATCAGTTAGCTAAGGAAATAGTTAAATACAATTATAAACTTACTAATAAGTTTCCTAGTTTAGAAAAATATGCTTTAGTACAACAAATGAATAGAGCTGCTATTTCTGTACCAAGTAATATTGCCGAGGGGACAAGTAGAAACAGCAATAAAGACAAAGCTCATTTTATTAATATAGCCTATGGCTCATTAATGGAGTTAGTTTGCCAGATGGAAATATCATTAGAAATGGAGTATATAGATCAAAATGAATATGAAGAGTTTATTGCAATGGTAAAAAATTTATCTGTAAAGATGAGTAATTACCTTAAAACGATAGTTTAA
- a CDS encoding SDR family oxidoreductase, with product MLLVTGITGHSGRYFLQELIDNKYEGTIRCIVREISDTSMLDNSGLKIEKVVGELTDQEFVDKCMKGIDTILHIAGIQKTLNVIKPAVKNEVGRVIVVHTTGIYSKFKSASEEYKNIEIEMKEIVNGTNMNITILRPTMIYGNIIDLNMSKFIKMVDKLRLFPVIDHGNSLIQPVNARDLGKAYYQVLTKEAERLKPEYILSGEKPITMVEAFRLISSNLGKKTVFISFPLGIGVFMAMVLKVITLGKIDYIERVQRMGENRSFPHKDATVDFGYNPMLFEDGIKIEVKQYMNK from the coding sequence ATGTTATTAGTTACAGGAATTACAGGGCATAGCGGAAGATACTTTCTGCAAGAGCTTATTGATAATAAATATGAAGGAACTATAAGGTGTATTGTTAGAGAAATATCTGACACTTCAATGTTGGATAATAGTGGGCTTAAGATAGAGAAGGTTGTTGGAGAGTTAACTGACCAAGAGTTTGTAGATAAATGCATGAAAGGCATAGATACAATATTACATATTGCTGGAATACAAAAAACGCTTAATGTAATTAAGCCAGCGGTTAAAAATGAAGTAGGAAGGGTTATAGTAGTTCACACAACTGGTATTTACTCAAAATTCAAGTCAGCATCTGAAGAGTATAAAAATATAGAGATTGAAATGAAAGAAATAGTAAATGGCACAAATATGAATATAACAATTCTGAGACCAACTATGATTTATGGTAACATAATTGATTTAAATATGAGCAAGTTCATAAAAATGGTGGACAAACTACGATTGTTTCCAGTTATAGATCACGGTAATAGTTTGATCCAACCGGTTAATGCTAGAGACCTTGGTAAAGCTTATTATCAGGTTTTAACAAAGGAAGCTGAGAGATTAAAACCAGAGTATATATTATCAGGTGAAAAGCCAATTACTATGGTAGAGGCTTTTAGATTGATAAGTAGTAATCTTGGTAAAAAAACTGTTTTTATTAGTTTCCCTTTAGGGATAGGAGTATTTATGGCTATGGTTTTGAAAGTAATCACTCTTGGAAAAATTGATTATATAGAAAGAGTTCAAAGAATGGGGGAAAATAGAAGTTTTCCACATAAGGATGCTACTGTAGATTTTGGATACAATCCTATGTTATTTGAAGATGGCATTAAGATTGAAGTTAAGCAGTATATGAATAAATAA
- a CDS encoding tyrosine-protein phosphatase: MIDVHCHILPSVDDGSKDMETSIEMAKIAYEDGIRKIIATPHYYRGYFENKFCDVKAKVKELNEELKNREIQIEVIEGQEIFLDSHTLEMFKKGDIGPINNKKYMLLELDFAKFQKSAIETLYELKIKGITPIIAHPERYMYFWKDIREINYLIEEGCLFQINAGSITGLYGKEAQKTAKILIEKGICNFLGTDAHSVGRRKPKLKEAYSWVEENHRDMYLKLLENAENLINGKDIELNNKKIEEKRGF, encoded by the coding sequence ATGATTGACGTACATTGTCACATACTGCCTTCTGTAGATGATGGTTCAAAGGATATGGAGACCAGCATTGAAATGGCTAAAATTGCTTATGAGGATGGCATAAGAAAGATAATTGCCACTCCTCATTACTACAGGGGATATTTTGAAAATAAATTTTGTGACGTAAAAGCTAAGGTTAAGGAACTAAATGAGGAACTAAAAAATAGGGAAATTCAAATAGAGGTAATAGAGGGACAGGAGATATTTTTAGATAGTCACACTTTGGAGATGTTTAAAAAGGGAGATATTGGACCTATAAATAATAAGAAATACATGCTTTTGGAGCTTGACTTTGCAAAGTTTCAAAAGTCAGCTATAGAAACTTTGTATGAGCTTAAGATAAAAGGGATTACCCCAATTATAGCCCATCCAGAGAGGTATATGTATTTTTGGAAGGATATTAGGGAAATAAACTATTTAATAGAGGAAGGCTGTTTGTTTCAAATTAATGCTGGAAGCATAACCGGTCTATATGGAAAAGAGGCTCAAAAAACTGCAAAAATATTAATAGAAAAGGGTATTTGTAATTTTTTAGGAACAGATGCACACAGTGTAGGCAGAAGAAAACCAAAGTTAAAGGAAGCTTACAGCTGGGTGGAAGAAAATCATAGAGATATGTACCTAAAATTACTTGAAAATGCAGAAAATTTGATTAATGGTAAGGATATAGAGCTAAATAATAAAAAGATAGAAGAAAAAAGGGGTTTTTAA
- a CDS encoding YveK family protein, whose protein sequence is MEEEMTLDIRELLWMIKKRIKMIVLITFIISLSTFLVSAFVIAPTYEAKVSVVIGKSQNSGDNEKGNYNYNDVMMYQNLVKTYGTIAQSDDVARRTIKRLNLDMESKNLKAALKVNPKQGTQILDIKIESKDPNEAKAIVDTLTQEFIDKASKLIPNGNVQMLDKAQIPENPVKPRKLLNTLIAFFIGLMLSLGLTFLLEYMDNTVKTEEDIKKILDLPVIGVIPDHEV, encoded by the coding sequence ATGGAAGAAGAAATGACGCTGGATATAAGAGAACTTTTATGGATGATTAAAAAGAGAATTAAAATGATTGTCTTAATAACATTTATAATATCTTTAAGCACATTCCTTGTAAGTGCCTTTGTAATAGCCCCTACCTATGAAGCTAAGGTTAGTGTTGTAATAGGTAAATCACAAAACAGTGGTGATAATGAAAAAGGTAATTACAATTATAACGATGTAATGATGTATCAAAATTTAGTTAAGACCTATGGAACCATAGCTCAAAGTGATGATGTAGCTAGAAGAACTATTAAAAGGCTTAATTTAGATATGGAGTCTAAAAATCTTAAAGCTGCTTTAAAGGTAAATCCTAAGCAGGGAACTCAGATTTTAGATATAAAAATAGAAAGCAAAGATCCAAATGAAGCTAAGGCCATTGTAGATACACTAACTCAAGAATTTATAGATAAGGCCTCAAAGCTAATACCAAATGGTAATGTCCAAATGCTAGATAAGGCCCAGATACCAGAAAATCCTGTAAAGCCAAGGAAGCTTTTAAATACCCTTATTGCCTTTTTCATAGGACTTATGTTATCTCTAGGTTTGACTTTCCTTTTGGAGTATATGGACAACACTGTAAAGACAGAAGAGGACATAAAAAAAATATTAGATTTACCTGTAATTGGTGTTATTCCTGACCACGAAGTATAG
- a CDS encoding cell wall-binding repeat-containing protein, translating into MKKGKLIALVALVTILSSSTCVKAQEVTANEKATVNTKRIQGINRYITSVEVSKVGWNSGSQNVILASGENFPDALCAVPLSKKFDAPILLSGKDYIAEETLKEIQRLKPKKIFIMGLDGSISKEIENKVKKSVANLEVERVGGKDRYETSVKAAEKINSSKAVITSGENYADALSIASIAAQMDMPIVLSCKESIPSKAQEYIKSRNIKEAMLIGGEGVLSKNIENKFAKVERIGGLDRYETNSKIVNIFKEKLQFKKVFVAVGGPLKTDFADALSGAALASKEYSPVILVDKNVNSIKSGIIDSNFIKDSKNLEIITLGGKSLIKDSFIKSIKLNLENALNGKDTSGQTDGSTSGGTSSGTSGGTTGGTSTSTTGGNTSPVAYKTSEILNSINKADASGISEIMISKAKEIGLNLSSFNSLSSQRKSAVFNDFIDNRPESGFSSLENAKTVFEDLSSTRLVIEEELNKVNAAAASKSIDSIKDLSFLTRIKSEIESASYTKFSGYVIIAFQSQVDSEYRKLQVNKEEKLNKLIAKSYNSYSEMINALYDINSGK; encoded by the coding sequence ATGAAAAAAGGAAAACTCATAGCACTAGTTGCATTAGTTACAATATTGTCATCTTCAACTTGTGTGAAGGCACAGGAGGTTACAGCAAATGAAAAGGCTACTGTAAATACAAAGAGAATTCAGGGGATAAATAGATACATAACTTCAGTGGAGGTTTCAAAAGTAGGATGGAATTCCGGAAGCCAAAATGTAATCTTAGCTAGTGGAGAGAATTTTCCAGATGCATTATGTGCAGTACCCCTATCAAAGAAGTTTGATGCACCAATACTATTAAGCGGAAAAGATTATATTGCAGAAGAAACTTTAAAAGAAATTCAAAGGTTAAAGCCTAAAAAAATATTTATTATGGGACTTGACGGCAGCATTTCCAAGGAAATAGAAAATAAAGTCAAAAAGTCTGTAGCAAATCTTGAGGTAGAACGCGTAGGGGGCAAGGATAGATACGAAACTTCTGTAAAGGCTGCTGAAAAAATAAATTCAAGTAAGGCAGTTATAACTTCAGGAGAAAATTATGCAGATGCGCTATCAATAGCTTCTATTGCAGCTCAAATGGATATGCCTATAGTTTTATCTTGTAAAGAATCAATTCCTTCAAAGGCTCAAGAATACATAAAGTCTAGAAATATTAAAGAAGCTATGTTAATTGGAGGAGAAGGGGTTTTATCTAAAAACATAGAAAATAAATTTGCCAAAGTCGAGAGAATTGGCGGTTTAGATAGATATGAAACAAATTCAAAGATAGTAAATATATTTAAAGAAAAACTTCAGTTTAAAAAGGTATTTGTTGCGGTTGGAGGACCTTTAAAAACTGATTTTGCAGATGCCCTAAGCGGTGCTGCTCTTGCTTCTAAAGAGTATTCTCCAGTAATTTTAGTTGATAAAAATGTAAATTCAATTAAAAGTGGAATTATAGATAGTAATTTTATAAAGGATTCTAAAAATTTGGAGATTATAACTCTTGGTGGAAAAAGCTTAATAAAAGATAGTTTTATAAAAAGTATAAAGCTAAATTTAGAAAATGCCTTAAATGGAAAGGACACAAGTGGCCAAACTGATGGTAGCACAAGCGGTGGCACAAGCAGTGGCACAAGCGGTGGCACAACCGGTGGTACAAGTACAAGTACAACAGGTGGAAACACAAGTCCTGTAGCTTACAAGACTTCTGAAATTCTAAATAGTATTAATAAGGCAGATGCTAGCGGTATATCAGAGATAATGATATCTAAGGCTAAGGAGATAGGCCTTAATTTATCAAGCTTTAATAGTTTAAGCTCTCAAAGAAAGTCAGCAGTTTTTAACGACTTTATAGACAATAGACCAGAAAGTGGATTTTCTTCTTTAGAAAATGCAAAAACTGTATTTGAGGATCTTTCAAGCACAAGACTTGTAATTGAAGAAGAGCTAAACAAGGTAAACGCAGCAGCAGCTTCTAAGAGCATAGATAGCATTAAAGATTTAAGCTTTTTAACTAGAATTAAAAGCGAAATAGAATCTGCAAGTTACACTAAATTTTCAGGTTATGTAATAATAGCCTTTCAAAGTCAAGTAGATAGTGAATATAGAAAGCTTCAAGTAAATAAGGAAGAAAAACTAAATAAATTAATAGCAAAAAGCTACAATAGCTATTCAGAAATGATAAATGCACTTTACGACATAAATAGTGGTAAGTAG
- a CDS encoding polysaccharide biosynthesis protein has protein sequence MRGRLNGDYQELQKVFLIMVDMVLVNLSYLLAYSFRFNFNIPRLELIKYSKDALIITIIYISIFTLIKLYKNLWIYASIDEFMLVIASCIAASLLSMLYGFTIGQRLPITVSVLSGVMSVLLIGGFRMSFRIIGRYSESREKAGYKKPKKVMIIGAGNAGTMIVKEMKSCSSVNYTPIAFIDDDKYKLGTFILGVKVLGNREDIVKISKDLKVDEIFIAIPSIDSKNKKQLIDICKETGCKVKLIPGIYEIIDGKVSLSKMREVNFEDLLGREQVKLDMKGIKDYITGKVVMVTGGGGSIGSELCRQIVKFKPKSLVILDNYENNEYVLQQEFRRKGVKQDIKYVIASVRDKKKLESIFSLYNPEIVFHAAAHKHVPLMEENPSEAIKNNIFGTLNLALCADKFKVKRFVMISTDKAVNPTNIMGATKRVCEMIVQSIDKKSSTQFVAVRFGNVLGSNGSVVPLFIEQIKMGGPVTVTHKDINRFFMTIPEAAQLVLQAAAFAKGGEIFVLDMDKPVKIYDLACDLIRLSGYTPNVDIDIKFIGLRPGEKLYEEILTEEEGLNETPHNKIFVGKPTFEDFDSLTKKINEFKEILEEDDREKIISKLEELVPTYTRFEVVLEELAADNCI, from the coding sequence ATGAGGGGGAGGTTAAATGGAGACTATCAAGAATTACAGAAGGTATTTTTGATTATGGTGGATATGGTTTTAGTAAATCTATCTTACCTTTTAGCTTATTCATTTAGATTTAATTTTAACATACCAAGACTTGAGCTTATTAAATATAGCAAAGATGCACTTATAATTACAATTATTTATATTTCTATTTTTACACTTATAAAGCTATATAAAAACTTATGGATATATGCAAGTATTGACGAGTTTATGCTGGTTATTGCTTCTTGCATTGCGGCAAGTTTACTTTCAATGTTATACGGATTTACAATAGGTCAAAGACTTCCTATAACCGTAAGTGTTCTTTCAGGAGTTATGAGCGTTTTACTTATTGGTGGCTTTAGAATGTCTTTTAGAATAATTGGAAGATACTCAGAGTCTAGAGAAAAAGCGGGTTATAAAAAACCTAAAAAAGTAATGATAATCGGTGCTGGAAATGCTGGTACTATGATTGTTAAAGAGATGAAATCCTGTAGCTCTGTAAACTACACTCCTATTGCTTTTATTGATGATGACAAGTATAAGCTTGGAACTTTTATCTTAGGAGTTAAGGTTTTAGGAAACAGAGAGGATATTGTTAAAATATCTAAAGATTTAAAAGTAGATGAGATTTTTATTGCAATACCTTCTATTGATAGTAAAAATAAAAAGCAGCTTATAGATATATGCAAGGAAACAGGCTGCAAGGTTAAGTTAATACCGGGTATATATGAGATTATTGATGGAAAAGTATCTTTAAGCAAAATGAGAGAGGTTAATTTTGAAGATTTACTTGGGAGAGAGCAAGTAAAGCTTGATATGAAAGGTATAAAGGATTATATAACAGGAAAAGTCGTAATGGTAACAGGTGGCGGCGGGTCCATTGGTTCAGAGCTATGTAGGCAGATTGTTAAGTTTAAACCTAAAAGCCTTGTAATTCTTGATAATTATGAAAACAATGAATATGTTTTGCAGCAAGAATTTAGAAGAAAAGGTGTAAAACAAGACATAAAATACGTAATTGCCTCTGTAAGAGATAAGAAAAAGCTAGAGTCAATTTTTAGTCTTTACAATCCCGAAATAGTGTTTCACGCAGCTGCCCATAAGCACGTTCCATTAATGGAGGAGAATCCAAGTGAGGCTATTAAAAACAACATTTTTGGAACTTTAAACCTAGCTCTTTGTGCAGATAAGTTTAAGGTTAAAAGGTTTGTAATGATTTCAACGGATAAGGCTGTAAATCCTACAAATATAATGGGTGCAACTAAAAGGGTATGTGAGATGATAGTTCAGTCAATAGACAAGAAAAGCAGCACTCAGTTTGTAGCAGTAAGGTTTGGAAATGTACTTGGAAGCAACGGCTCTGTAGTTCCACTTTTTATTGAGCAGATAAAAATGGGAGGTCCTGTTACTGTAACTCACAAGGATATAAATAGATTCTTCATGACAATACCAGAGGCAGCACAGCTAGTTTTACAAGCAGCAGCTTTTGCAAAGGGCGGAGAGATATTTGTACTTGATATGGACAAACCTGTTAAAATATACGATTTAGCTTGCGATTTAATAAGGCTTTCAGGTTACACCCCAAATGTTGACATTGATATTAAGTTTATAGGCTTAAGACCGGGAGAAAAACTTTACGAGGAGATTTTAACTGAGGAAGAGGGGTTAAATGAAACTCCACACAACAAGATTTTTGTAGGAAAGCCTACTTTTGAAGATTTTGACTCTCTTACTAAAAAAATAAATGAATTTAAAGAAATACTAGAGGAAGACGATAGGGAGAAAATAATTTCAAAGCTAGAGGAGTTAGTTCCTACCTACACCAGATTTGAAGTGGTTTTGGAGGAGCTTGCGGCTGATAACTGTATTTAA
- a CDS encoding cell wall-binding repeat-containing protein has translation MASKRIKVLTSLTALGFSVSLLLPYSTVYGAVNNEGSAKLTKRISGSNRYGTSAEVSKTGWEEGSQYAVIASGDDYADALCAAPLAKKFNAPILLTSKGSTSPEVLAELKRLNAKNIIIVGGEGAVSKEVVSSIQKVNSAIKIERLQGKDRYATSVKVAEKMGTDKIVVATGKSYADALSMASIAAEEGMPILLTEKTALPESVKAFLKGKTLGKTFIIGGTGVVSSDIEKQFKNVERLGGIDRYETNQKVLEAFSSRIDFKKVYVTVGGPSDKDFADALSASAIAVKTASPIIIVDKNSKVSSYTKALAEENMLPGSEVITIGGEKVLPESKANSIKIKATTFNEEGVVVGNEDKTKTENYNENVEVKGNKITLQNANVSKNLYVEGNSGVIKNVKVSGTLVVHPGKDGVTTLENVEASKIKVLSGANKSVHLKNVKADLVEVKSKNEVRVVFEGNTSVKETKLDSASMLEVKEGAKSGKVIVGKTIGDEVITLKGAIQEVVVEDSIKQLVLADNTVVGRIVAETNVEVKTGNNVEVKEVQAAKDAEVKPADSTTKLPETKPIDETTPPEVNVPSTGGTSSGSVTPVTPVTPTEETKIEKTVALDLGDLSLYKDKTVEELFGIVKTKTPDAGYKDIVNRFMTAYSTLSSEKNKLKTELNITSHNGITIENTVFGAFGITVGDKSELDLVKELQDKVINDGLTLDQIISKIKSVNKVEVPYLVANGTKYTASKVTVMFGSTKVYETGTNEDGVDKSGNIDYAKLSQKAQEILGTSDFKAMTLEKLAAKGGNNIKVITEFKDQTGKKTLIINSGLTFQAN, from the coding sequence ATGGCAAGTAAAAGAATAAAGGTTTTAACATCACTAACAGCTCTAGGATTTTCAGTTTCACTTTTATTACCTTATTCTACTGTATATGGAGCAGTAAATAATGAAGGCAGTGCAAAACTTACTAAGAGAATTAGTGGAAGTAACAGGTACGGAACATCAGCAGAAGTATCTAAAACTGGATGGGAGGAAGGCTCTCAGTACGCTGTAATTGCAAGCGGAGATGACTATGCAGATGCACTATGTGCAGCACCACTTGCAAAGAAGTTTAATGCACCAATACTATTAACTTCAAAGGGAAGCACATCTCCTGAAGTATTAGCTGAGCTAAAAAGACTAAATGCAAAAAATATTATAATAGTCGGCGGAGAAGGAGCTGTTTCAAAAGAAGTAGTTTCAAGCATCCAAAAGGTAAATTCAGCTATAAAAATCGAAAGATTACAAGGAAAAGATAGATATGCTACATCAGTAAAAGTAGCAGAAAAAATGGGCACAGATAAAATAGTAGTTGCAACAGGAAAAAGCTATGCAGATGCTTTATCCATGGCATCAATTGCAGCAGAAGAGGGAATGCCAATACTATTAACTGAAAAAACTGCGCTTCCAGAGTCTGTGAAAGCTTTCTTAAAAGGTAAAACATTAGGAAAAACTTTCATAATTGGAGGAACTGGAGTCGTTTCTTCTGACATTGAAAAACAATTTAAAAATGTAGAAAGATTAGGCGGAATTGATAGATACGAAACTAACCAAAAGGTGTTAGAAGCTTTCTCTTCAAGAATAGACTTTAAAAAAGTTTACGTTACAGTAGGCGGACCTTCTGATAAAGATTTTGCAGATGCTCTATCAGCATCAGCAATAGCCGTTAAGACAGCTTCACCAATAATAATAGTTGACAAGAATTCTAAGGTATCTAGTTATACAAAGGCTTTAGCAGAAGAAAACATGCTTCCAGGTTCTGAGGTTATAACTATAGGTGGAGAAAAAGTTCTTCCAGAATCAAAGGCTAATTCAATTAAAATAAAAGCAACTACCTTTAATGAAGAAGGAGTAGTTGTAGGAAATGAAGATAAGACTAAAACAGAAAACTACAATGAAAATGTAGAAGTAAAGGGAAACAAAATAACTTTACAAAACGCTAATGTTTCAAAGAACCTTTATGTAGAGGGAAATAGTGGAGTTATAAAGAATGTAAAAGTAAGCGGAACTTTAGTAGTTCACCCAGGTAAAGATGGAGTTACAACTCTTGAAAATGTAGAAGCTTCAAAAATAAAAGTTTTATCTGGAGCTAACAAAAGCGTTCATCTTAAAAACGTTAAAGCAGACCTTGTAGAGGTTAAGAGTAAAAATGAAGTAAGAGTAGTATTTGAAGGAAACACAAGTGTAAAAGAAACTAAGCTTGACTCAGCTTCTATGCTAGAAGTTAAAGAAGGAGCAAAATCTGGAAAGGTTATAGTTGGAAAAACTATAGGAGATGAAGTAATAACATTAAAAGGAGCTATTCAAGAAGTTGTAGTTGAAGATAGCATAAAACAATTAGTTTTAGCTGACAACACTGTAGTTGGAAGAATAGTTGCTGAAACTAATGTAGAGGTTAAAACAGGAAATAACGTAGAAGTTAAAGAAGTACAAGCAGCTAAAGATGCTGAGGTAAAACCTGCAGATAGCACAACTAAGCTTCCAGAAACTAAACCAATAGATGAAACTACACCTCCAGAGGTAAATGTACCTTCAACTGGCGGAACTTCAAGCGGTTCAGTTACACCAGTTACACCAGTTACACCAACAGAAGAAACAAAAATAGAAAAAACTGTAGCTTTAGATTTAGGAGACTTAAGTTTATATAAAGATAAAACAGTTGAAGAATTATTTGGTATTGTAAAAACTAAAACTCCAGATGCTGGCTACAAAGATATAGTAAATAGATTTATGACAGCTTATAGCACTTTAAGTTCTGAGAAGAATAAGTTAAAAACTGAACTAAACATAACTTCTCATAATGGAATTACTATAGAAAACACTGTTTTTGGTGCTTTTGGTATAACTGTAGGAGATAAATCAGAACTTGATTTAGTTAAAGAATTACAAGATAAAGTAATAAATGATGGACTTACTTTAGACCAAATTATAAGCAAAATCAAATCTGTTAATAAGGTAGAAGTTCCTTACCTTGTAGCTAATGGTACAAAATACACTGCATCAAAGGTTACAGTTATGTTTGGTAGCACTAAAGTTTACGAAACTGGCACAAATGAAGACGGCGTAGATAAATCAGGTAATATTGACTATGCTAAGCTATCTCAAAAAGCTCAGGAAATTCTAGGAACTAGTGATTTTAAAGCTATGACTTTAGAAAAATTAGCAGCAAAAGGTGGAAACAACATAAAAGTTATCACTGAATTTAAAGATCAAACTGGTAAAAAGACATTGATAATAAATTCAGGTCTTACTTTCCAGGCTAATTAA